A region from the Pseudomonas sp. KU26590 genome encodes:
- a CDS encoding glutamine synthetase — MNRLFWSLAGCSLLLSTQAFALPPSPRLDKALCTRTATLLACIDADNNTYSVAMAGETMFVRGFESAGKRRWAQTNSRYGSLTFFTGLASDGETWVGYTQKVGWTTISRVSSSSGSRTKITCDRVMGCR, encoded by the coding sequence ATGAATCGGTTGTTTTGGTCGTTGGCAGGCTGTTCGCTGTTGCTCAGCACACAGGCGTTCGCCCTGCCGCCCTCGCCCAGGCTGGACAAGGCGTTGTGCACGCGCACCGCGACGCTGTTGGCCTGCATCGATGCCGACAACAACACGTACAGCGTCGCAATGGCGGGGGAAACCATGTTCGTGCGCGGTTTCGAAAGCGCGGGCAAGCGCCGCTGGGCGCAGACCAACAGCCGGTACGGTTCGCTGACGTTTTTTACCGGGCTGGCGTCAGACGGCGAGACTTGGGTGGGATATACCCAGAAAGTGGGCTGGACAACAATCAGTCGGGTGTCGAGTTCGAGCGGGAGCCGGACCAAGATCACCTGCGACCGGGTGATGGGTTGTCGGTGA
- the cfaB gene encoding C17 cyclopropane fatty acid synthase CfaB — protein MLAQLPPALQNLHLPLRLKLWDGNELDLGSDPRVTIVVKDPSLASDFSHPSLGLLGSAFVEGRLELEGSISEVIRVCDELTKALLDEDDDNLPVRTEHDKTTDAASISYHYDLSNDFYRLWLDREMVYSCAYFKTGNESLEQAQQNKFHHLCRKLRLKPGEYLLDVGCGWGGLSRFAASEYGVKVFGITLSREQLALARERMRADGLQDRVELQLLDYRDLPKDGRFDKVVSVGMFEHVGHANPELYSKCLFDAVKEGGLVMNHGITAKHTDGRPVGRGAGEFIDRYVFPNGELPHLSMITAFISEAGLEVVDVESLRLHYAKTLEHWSARLEEKLNVAAAMVPEQALRIFRLYLAGCAYAFSKGWINLHQILAVKPHADGSHNLPLTRDDLYR, from the coding sequence ATGCTCGCGCAACTTCCACCGGCGTTACAGAACCTGCATCTACCGCTGCGTCTCAAGCTCTGGGACGGCAACGAGCTTGATTTGGGCAGTGATCCCCGCGTCACGATCGTGGTCAAGGACCCGTCGCTGGCGTCCGATTTCAGCCACCCCAGCCTGGGACTGCTAGGCAGCGCCTTCGTCGAGGGTCGGCTGGAACTGGAAGGCTCGATCAGCGAAGTGATCCGGGTGTGCGATGAGCTGACCAAGGCGCTGCTGGACGAGGACGACGACAATCTCCCTGTGCGCACCGAGCACGACAAGACCACCGACGCCGCGTCGATTTCCTACCACTACGACCTCTCCAATGACTTCTACCGCCTGTGGCTGGACCGGGAGATGGTCTACTCCTGCGCGTATTTCAAGACCGGCAACGAGAGCCTTGAACAGGCGCAACAGAACAAGTTTCACCACCTGTGCCGCAAGCTGCGCCTCAAACCGGGGGAGTACTTGCTCGACGTCGGCTGTGGCTGGGGAGGGCTCTCCCGGTTTGCTGCCAGTGAGTACGGCGTCAAGGTGTTCGGCATCACGTTAAGCCGCGAGCAACTGGCGCTGGCCCGGGAGCGGATGCGCGCAGACGGTCTGCAGGACCGCGTCGAACTGCAGCTGCTCGACTACCGGGATCTGCCCAAGGACGGCCGTTTCGACAAGGTTGTCAGCGTTGGCATGTTCGAGCATGTCGGCCACGCCAATCCCGAGCTGTACTCGAAATGCCTGTTTGATGCGGTGAAGGAGGGCGGTCTGGTGATGAACCACGGCATCACTGCCAAACACACCGATGGGCGACCTGTCGGGCGTGGCGCAGGGGAGTTCATTGATCGCTATGTGTTTCCCAACGGCGAGCTGCCGCACCTGTCGATGATCACTGCTTTCATCAGTGAGGCCGGTCTGGAGGTGGTCGATGTGGAAAGTCTGCGCCTGCACTACGCCAAGACGCTCGAGCACTGGAGCGCCCGTCTGGAGGAGAAGCTCAACGTCGCTGCGGCGATGGTGCCGGAGCAGGCGCTGAGGATCTTTCGGTTGTATTTGGCTGGCTGCGCGTATGCGTTTTCCAAGGGCTGGATCAACCTGCACCAGATCCTGGCAGTCAAGCCGCATGCGGATGGGAGCCATAACTTGCCGCTGACGCGGGATGATCTGTACAGGTGA
- a CDS encoding N-acetylmuramoyl-L-alanine amidase, whose protein sequence is MHRRQLLLNMLLASAAFALPFSVNATQIRNARLWRSDSKLRLVFDLSGPVQYKTFTLSAPERIIIDVSGARLEGNFSQLALENTPIKSIRSGHFGQSDTRIVLDLTSPVQINSFLLGPEGAQGNRLVLDLGHDVLSRPPVQLAAAAPLIKEPPAQSTGRDRSKRDIMVVVDAGHGGKDPGAVGSKGEREKDVVLSIAQLLAKRLKREKGFDVRLVRNDDFFVPLRKRVDFARKYNADMFISVHADAAPRLTASGASVFALSENGATSATARFMAQRENGADLIGATSLLNLKDKDPMLAGVILDMSMNATIAASLDLGHTVLGSLEGITTLHQKRVEQAGFAVLKSPDVPSILVETGFISNSRDSQRLVTARHQQAVADGLFDGMKRYFERNPPAGSYVAWRQEQKANEALV, encoded by the coding sequence ATGCACCGACGTCAACTGCTGCTCAACATGCTTTTGGCCAGCGCCGCCTTTGCGCTTCCATTCTCAGTCAACGCGACGCAGATCCGAAACGCCCGTCTGTGGCGTTCCGATAGCAAGCTGCGTCTCGTGTTCGATCTCAGCGGCCCGGTGCAGTACAAGACCTTCACGCTCAGCGCGCCTGAGCGGATCATCATCGACGTCAGCGGCGCCCGGCTTGAGGGCAACTTCAGTCAGCTGGCGCTTGAAAACACGCCGATCAAATCCATTCGTTCCGGCCACTTCGGCCAGAGCGATACCCGCATCGTCCTCGATCTCACATCACCCGTTCAGATCAACAGTTTCCTGCTGGGCCCAGAGGGCGCGCAGGGAAACCGGCTGGTTCTGGATCTGGGGCATGACGTGCTTTCCCGTCCTCCTGTTCAGCTGGCTGCAGCCGCACCGTTGATAAAAGAGCCGCCCGCGCAGTCCACGGGAAGAGACCGTTCCAAGCGCGACATCATGGTGGTCGTCGACGCAGGCCACGGTGGCAAGGACCCTGGCGCTGTTGGCTCGAAGGGTGAGCGGGAGAAGGACGTCGTGCTGTCCATCGCGCAGTTGCTCGCCAAGCGTTTGAAGCGCGAGAAGGGCTTTGATGTGCGCCTGGTTCGCAACGACGATTTCTTCGTTCCGCTGCGCAAGCGCGTCGACTTCGCGCGCAAATACAACGCTGACATGTTCATCTCGGTCCACGCCGACGCGGCGCCTCGGTTGACGGCTTCCGGCGCGTCTGTGTTTGCTTTGTCGGAGAACGGCGCGACATCCGCGACGGCGCGCTTCATGGCCCAGCGTGAAAACGGTGCAGACCTGATCGGTGCGACCAGCCTGTTGAACCTGAAAGACAAGGACCCGATGCTGGCCGGGGTGATTCTCGACATGTCGATGAACGCGACGATCGCTGCCAGCCTGGACTTGGGTCACACCGTACTGGGCAGCCTGGAAGGGATCACGACGCTGCACCAGAAACGCGTGGAGCAGGCCGGTTTTGCGGTGCTGAAGTCGCCGGATGTACCGTCGATTCTGGTCGAGACCGGTTTCATATCCAACAGCCGCGACAGTCAGCGCCTTGTTACTGCGCGCCATCAACAGGCCGTGGCCGATGGTTTGTTTGATGGCATGAAGCGCTACTTCGAACGCAATCCGCCGGCAGGCTCGTACGTGGCCTGGCGGCAAGAGCAAAAGGCGAATGAGGCGTTGGTCTAA
- the cls gene encoding cardiolipin synthase, protein MDYHSPYFFGYLLGFTHLLGIVAAIHALLTVRTAQGSIAWAMPLIFIPYVALIPYLVFGRSTFDAYIKARRQANTEMRAAIADFNWKPWIEEAVAARRSDAYRSLRAMPKLGRMPCLANNEVKLLINGDETFGAIFEAIKGAKHVVFVQFFIIHDDDLGRRLQGLLLEKAAEGVAIHVLYDRIGSHALPARYIDKLRAGGVQIKAFATRGGWLTRFQINFRNHRKIVVVDGVKGFVGGHNVGDEYLGLKPPLAPWRDTHVSVVGPVVACLQESFAEDWFWATREIPPLILPDSYPEDGVLCQLLASGPADAQETCSLFFVEAIHAATERVWITTPYFIPDEAVSAALRLAVLRGVDVRLLLPSRPDHYTVYAASSLFAFEAVRAGVRIFRYKPGFLHQKVVLVDNAISAIGSANLDNRSFRLNFELMLLTVDEDFAREVETMLIADFALSREISSEESKETHNLQQLGMRVARLISPIL, encoded by the coding sequence ATGGATTACCACAGCCCGTATTTCTTTGGCTATTTGCTGGGTTTCACTCACCTGCTGGGCATTGTCGCAGCTATCCACGCCTTACTCACTGTGCGTACGGCCCAAGGCTCAATCGCTTGGGCGATGCCGCTCATCTTCATTCCCTATGTCGCACTGATTCCGTATCTGGTTTTCGGGAGGAGTACGTTCGATGCCTACATCAAGGCGCGGCGTCAGGCCAACACGGAAATGCGCGCGGCGATCGCCGATTTCAACTGGAAGCCATGGATTGAAGAAGCGGTGGCCGCGCGGCGCTCGGACGCTTATCGCTCCCTGCGCGCGATGCCAAAACTGGGACGAATGCCGTGCCTGGCGAACAATGAAGTGAAGCTGTTGATCAACGGTGATGAAACGTTTGGCGCGATCTTCGAGGCGATAAAAGGTGCCAAACACGTGGTGTTCGTGCAGTTTTTCATCATCCACGACGATGATCTCGGTCGGCGCCTGCAAGGGCTGTTGCTGGAAAAAGCCGCTGAAGGCGTAGCGATTCATGTGCTATACGACCGAATCGGCAGCCATGCATTGCCGGCGCGCTACATCGACAAACTGCGTGCCGGTGGCGTGCAGATCAAGGCCTTCGCCACACGAGGCGGCTGGCTGACGCGCTTCCAGATCAACTTCCGTAACCATCGCAAGATCGTGGTGGTTGACGGCGTCAAAGGCTTCGTTGGCGGGCACAACGTGGGCGATGAATACTTGGGCCTCAAGCCGCCGCTGGCGCCGTGGCGCGATACCCACGTTAGCGTTGTCGGACCTGTGGTGGCGTGTCTGCAGGAATCGTTCGCCGAGGACTGGTTCTGGGCGACTCGTGAAATCCCGCCGCTGATCCTGCCGGACAGTTACCCGGAAGACGGCGTGCTGTGCCAGTTACTCGCCAGCGGCCCGGCTGATGCGCAGGAAACCTGCTCGCTGTTCTTCGTAGAAGCCATTCACGCGGCCACCGAACGGGTGTGGATCACCACTCCGTATTTCATTCCCGATGAAGCGGTTTCCGCTGCGCTGAGACTGGCAGTACTGCGCGGCGTCGATGTGCGCCTGCTGCTGCCGTCGCGTCCTGACCACTACACGGTGTACGCCGCCTCCAGCCTGTTTGCGTTTGAAGCCGTGCGCGCAGGCGTGCGTATCTTTCGCTACAAGCCCGGCTTCCTGCACCAGAAGGTGGTGCTGGTGGATAACGCGATCTCGGCGATCGGCAGCGCCAACCTGGACAACCGTTCGTTCCGGCTCAACTTCGAACTCATGCTGCTGACGGTGGACGAGGACTTCGCACGCGAAGTCGAAACCATGTTGATCGCCGACTTCGCTCTCTCACGCGAAATTTCCAGCGAAGAAAGCAAAGAGACCCACAACCTGCAGCAGCTGGGAATGCGGGTCGCCAGATTGATTTCGCCCATCCTCTGA
- a CDS encoding DUF3617 domain-containing protein, protein MKKRVLALMVCLTAPFAQAQVLQPGLWELSSSNMQVDGQQMPDLQVMLSQLQMMAPQQRAAMEQMLEKQGVTLGGKGVRICLTQEQVKNEQIPLTDPKSGCTQQITERTGATWKFKFSCPRAQGTGTAQFLSDREFNTHVIGSFNATGQQQNGSMDTRAVWLGQQCGTVKPRT, encoded by the coding sequence ATGAAAAAGCGCGTACTGGCGTTGATGGTTTGTCTGACTGCGCCCTTCGCCCAGGCACAGGTGTTGCAGCCTGGACTGTGGGAGCTGAGCTCAAGCAACATGCAGGTGGACGGCCAGCAGATGCCGGACTTGCAGGTGATGCTTTCTCAACTGCAGATGATGGCGCCGCAGCAGCGGGCGGCCATGGAACAAATGCTGGAAAAACAAGGCGTTACTCTGGGCGGGAAGGGCGTTCGTATTTGCCTTACTCAGGAGCAGGTCAAAAATGAGCAGATTCCGCTGACAGATCCCAAGTCGGGCTGCACCCAGCAGATCACCGAACGTACCGGCGCTACCTGGAAATTCAAGTTCAGCTGCCCTCGCGCCCAAGGCACTGGCACCGCACAGTTTCTCAGCGATCGTGAGTTCAACACCCACGTCATTGGCTCTTTCAACGCGACAGGCCAGCAGCAGAATGGCAGCATGGACACGCGCGCCGTTTGGCTGGGTCAGCAGTGCGGCACTGTAAAACCGAGGACCTGA